A part of Thermotoga petrophila RKU-1 genomic DNA contains:
- a CDS encoding ribonuclease HII, producing the protein MGIDELYKKEFGIVAGVDEAGRGCLAGPVVAAAVVLEKEIEGINDSKQLSPAKRERLFDEIMGKAAVGIGIASPEEIDLHNIFNATKLAMNRALENLSVGPSFVLVDGKGIELRVPGTCLVKGDQKSKLIGAASIVAKVFRDRLMSEFHKMYPQFSFHKHKGYATKEHLNEIRKNGVLPIHRMSFEPVLELLTDDLLREFFEKGLISENRFEHIKNLLEAKKSVVFRKERTDHNLPLF; encoded by the coding sequence GCCTCGCAGGCCCTGTTGTGGCGGCCGCTGTCGTTCTGGAAAAAGAAATAGAAGGAATAAACGATTCAAAACAGCTTTCCCCTGCGAAGAGGGAAAGACTTTTCGATGAAATAATGGGGAAAGCAGCTGTTGGTATAGGAATTGCCTCTCCAGAGGAAATAGATCTTCACAACATATTCAACGCCACAAAACTCGCTATGAATCGAGCACTGGAGAATCTGTCCGTGGGACCATCATTTGTACTCGTTGACGGGAAAGGAATCGAGTTGAGAGTTCCCGGTACATGCTTAGTGAAGGGAGACCAGAAAAGCAAATTGATAGGAGCAGCTTCCATTGTTGCGAAGGTCTTCAGAGATAGATTGATGAGCGAGTTTCACAAGATGTATCCCCAGTTTTCCTTCCACAAACACAAAGGTTACGCAACAAAAGAACACCTGAACGAAATCAGAAAGAATGGAGTTTTGCCCATCCACCGGATGAGTTTTGAACCTGTTTTAGAACTTCTGACCGACGATTTGCTGAGGGAGTTCTTCGAAAAAGGCCTCATCTCCGAAAATCGATTCGAACATATAAAGAATCTTCTGGAGGCGAAAAAGAGTGTGGTTTTCCGGAAAGAAAGAACAGACCATAATCTCCCTCTTTTTTAA